In Rhodospirillum rubrum ATCC 11170, a genomic segment contains:
- a CDS encoding alpha/beta fold hydrolase: protein MTGLLAIRDGDITLEGVRLRTRHLGPDRPGPRLVFLHEGLGSIGQWKAFPQALCAATGLPGFLYERQGFGGSDPIVPGPRPLAYLDHEATRVLPAVLDRLGIDQPVLVGHSDGATLALLFAAAFPTRAKAVVSIAAHVFVEEITLAGIDAAVHAWTHGDLRDRLSRHHGANTEGAFRGWAETWRLPAFRDWSMTARLPAIRCPLLAIQGEDDSYGSPRQVATIVALAGGPATPLMLPGCGHMPHLQVPERTVEAAGRFIVESLEGATPDVI from the coding sequence ATGACCGGGCTTTTGGCGATCCGCGATGGCGATATCACCCTCGAGGGGGTGCGCTTGCGCACCCGCCATCTTGGTCCCGATCGTCCCGGACCCCGGCTGGTCTTCCTCCACGAGGGGCTAGGCTCGATCGGCCAGTGGAAGGCGTTTCCCCAAGCGCTCTGCGCCGCCACCGGCTTGCCCGGCTTTCTTTACGAGCGCCAGGGATTTGGCGGCTCCGACCCGATCGTTCCCGGCCCGCGCCCCCTGGCTTACCTCGATCACGAAGCCACGCGGGTACTGCCCGCCGTGCTCGATCGCTTAGGGATCGACCAACCGGTTCTGGTCGGCCATAGCGACGGCGCCACCCTGGCCCTGCTCTTCGCCGCCGCCTTTCCCACGCGGGCCAAGGCCGTGGTCAGCATCGCCGCCCATGTTTTCGTCGAAGAGATCACCCTGGCCGGAATCGACGCCGCCGTCCACGCCTGGACCCACGGCGATTTGCGCGACCGCCTGTCGCGCCACCATGGCGCCAATACCGAGGGCGCCTTTCGCGGCTGGGCGGAAACCTGGCGTCTGCCGGCCTTCCGCGACTGGTCGATGACGGCCCGCCTGCCCGCCATCCGCTGCCCGCTGCTGGCCATCCAGGGCGAAGACGACAGCTATGGCAGCCCCCGTCAGGTCGCCACCATTGTCGCCCTGGCCGGCGGCCCGGCCACGCCCCTGATGCTGCCCGGCTGCGGCCATATGCCCCACCTGCAGGTCCCCGAGCGCACGGTGGAGGCGGCGGGGCGCTTTATCGTCGAAAGCCTGGAGGGAGCCACGCCGGATGTGATCTAG